One window of the Salvia splendens isolate huo1 chromosome 1, SspV2, whole genome shotgun sequence genome contains the following:
- the LOC121806872 gene encoding prolyl endopeptidase-like has translation MLLHTRHALAIVSSTPLTFTRRLRYFRTLTVSVSSSKRHLRKTLFCNSISPSTSSPMASLSAVDRILQYPVARRDDSVVDNYHGVNVPDPYRWLEDPDSAETREFVEKQMKLTDSVLNTCETREKLREKLTKLSDFPKYNAPFRVGDKYFYFHNTGLQPQTVLYVQDSLEGKPEVLLDPNTLSDDGTVALSEYAVSEDGKYLAYGTSSSGSDWVTIKVIKIDDKTTEPDVVSWVKFSGISWTHDGKGFFYSRYPAPKDGENLDAGTETHSNLNQEVYYHFLGTNQSEDILCWRDHDNPKHSHSASVTEDGKYVLLYIGESCDPVNKVYYCDLSLLSKGLEGCRGTNELLPFVKLVDNFDASYHYVANDETVFTFLTNKDAPRYKLVRVDLKEPISWTVVLQEDKKDVLESASAVSGNRIVVNYLSDVKNVLQIRDLRTGDLLHHLPLDIGTVSEISARRKDSTIFIGYTSFLVPGIIYMCKLEGDVPDMKVFREIVVPGFDRTEFEANQVFVTSKDGTKIPIFVVARKGLRLDGSHPCLLYGYGGFNISITPYFSASRILITKHLDLVFCIANIRGGGEYGQEWHKAGSLAKKQNCFDDFISAAEYLVSAGYTQPAKLCIEGGSNGGLLVGACINQRPDLFGCALAHVGVMDMLRFHKFTIGHAWTSDYGCSDKEEEFHWQIKYSPLHNVRRPWDKPSDKAIQYPSTMLLTADHDDRVVPLHSLKLLATMQHELCTSIEKSPQTNPIIGRIEQKAGHGAGMPTQKIIDEAADRYAFMAKVVDATWTD, from the exons ATGTTGTTACACACTCGCCACGCGCTCGCAATTGTCTCCTCAACTCCACTCACATTCACGCGCCGCCTAAGATATTTCCGCACTCTCACTGTTTCCGTCTCTTCTTCTAAGAGACATTTGCGAAAAACCTTATTCTGCAACTCTATTTCTCCGTCAACATCTTCGCCAATGGCATCGCTCTCCGCCGTTGACCGCATTCTGCAATACCCCGTCGCTCGTCGCGACGACTCCGTCGTTGATAATTATCACGGCGTTAACGTCCCTGACCCCTACCGCTG GCTTGAGGATCCTGATTCGGCCGAGACGAGAGAGTTTGTTGAAAAGCAGATGAAATTGACCGATTCTGTACTCAATACTTGCGAAACAAGAGAAAAGCTTCGTGAAAAGCTTACGAAATTGTCTGATTTCCCCAAGTACAATGCTCCGTTTAGGGTTGGTGATAAGTATTTTTACTTCCACAATACCGGTTTACAGCCGCAAACGGTTCTCTATGTTCAG GATAGTTTGGAAGGGAAACCTGAGGTTTTGCTCGACCCGAACACCTTAAGTGATGATGGAACTGTGGCACTGAGTGAATATGCTGTTAGTGAGGATGGAAAGTACTTGGCCTATGGCACTAGTTCAAGTGGAAGCGATTGGGTGACCATTAAAGTTATCAAGATTGATGATAAAACCACTGAGCCTGATGTTGTTTCATGG GTTAAGTTTTCGGGTATTAGTTGGACTCATGATGGCAAGGGTTTTTTCTACAGCCGTTATCCAGCTCCGAA AGATGGAGAGAATTTAGATGCAGGCACAGAGACCCATTCCAACTTAAACCAAGAAGTGTATTATCATTTTTTGGGTACGAATCAGTCTGAAGATATCTTATGTTGGAGGGATCATGATAATCCCAAACATTCACATTCTGCTTCAGTCACGGAAGATGGGAAG TATGTTCTTTTGTACATTGGAGAAAGTTGTGACCCAGTCAACAAGGTTTATTACTGTGATCTATCATTGCTCTCGAAAGGACTTGAAGGTTGTAGGGGGACAAATGAGTTGCTACCTTTCGTAAAGCTTGTTGATAACTTTGATGCTTCCTATCACTATGTTGCAAATGACGAGACGGTTTTCACCTTCCTCACAAATAAAGATGCTCCAAGATACAAACTTGTACGAGTTGATCTAAAAGAACCTATTTCCTGGACTGTTGTACTTCAAGAAGATAAAAAGGatgtgcttgaatctgcttcaGCTGTAAGTGGCAATCGGATAGTTGTGAATTATTTAAGCGATGTGAAAAATGTTTTGCAAATAAGGGACCTGAGAACAGGTGACCTGTTGCACCATTTACCACTTGACATTGGAACTGTATCTGAAATTTCTGCTCGACGCAAAGACAGCACAATCTTTATTGGATATACAAGCTTCCTGGTCCCTGGAATTATATATATGTGCAAGTTGGAAGGCGATGTACCAGACATGAAAGTCTTCAGAGAAATAGTGGTCCCCGGCTTTGACAGGACTGAATTTGAAGCCAATCAG GTTTTTGTCACCAGTAAAGATGGTACTAAAATCCCAATCTTTGTAGTGGCTAGAAAGGGTCTTCGCCTGGATGGTTCACATCCTTGCTTACTTTATGGATATGGTGGATTTAATATCAGTATTACCCCATACTTTTCTGCCAGTCGTATTCTGATTACAAAGCATTTAGATTTAGTCTTTTGCATCGCGAACATACGCGGTGGAGGAGAGTATGGACAAGAATGGCATAAAGCTGGTTCCCTTGCAAAGAAGCAGAACTGCTTTGATGATTTTATATCAGCTGCTGAGTATCTTGTCTCTGCTGGTTACACACAGCCCGCGAAGTTATGCATTGAAGGTGGTAGCAATGGAGGACTTCTTGTTGGGGCTTGTATCAATCAA AGACCTGATCTTTTCGGCTGTGCTCTTGCTCATGTTGGTGTTATGGATATGTTGAGGTTTCACAAGTTTACTATTG GCCATGCGTGGACGTCAGACTATGGCTGTTCCGATAAGGAGGAAGAGTTCCACTGGCAAATTAA gtACTCACCCCTGCATAATGTGAGGAGACCTTGGGATAAGCCATCTGATAAGGCCATTCAGTATCCATCCACTATGTTATTGACGGCTGACCATGATGATCGGGTTGTCCCACTGCACTCACTGAAGTTATTGGCG ACAATGCAACATGAACTATGCACAAGCATAGAGAAGAGCCCTCAAACGAACCCAATTATCGGGCGGATAGAACAGAAAGCTGGACATGGAGCTGGAATGCCAACTCAGAAAATT ATTGATGAAGCTGCGGATAGATATGCATTCATGGCGAAGGTGGTTGATGCAACCTGGACAGACTAG